Part of the uncultured Desulfobacter sp. genome, AAATGACTCCGCTTCAGCCGGCCTCGGCTCCCTGGGGTGTCCAGTTTTCGAGGGGCCACTAGGGTCATTCATGTTTGGGAAAATACAAACAGAATTCCGTTGAGCGTGTCTGCGCCGCTGCTATGGCCGATTTTAGAAAAGGAGAGCGCAATTTCTTCAGGGCTTGCCGCCTTGTAAAATTGCGTTACAGGGATAGAAAAATGCCCTTCACAGGCACAGCGCAAAAATTCAGCGCTTATGTCGTTAGTAAGATTGAGCTTTTGCAACACTTTCGTTTTAAGAATCGAAAGCTGCCCGGGACAAGTTGCACGCATGGTCATTGCAGCAAGCACACCGCACAGAAAATCATCGCCGCTCGGCGTAAGCCCTAGGCCCAAGCCGATAAGCTTTGCCAGATAATCAGCCGCTGTTACAATTTTGCCGACATGCATATGTTCTTTTGCCAGTGCCAATATTTTTTGGGTGTATACGGCCACTGGTGAAGCCATATATTTTTTTCCGCCAAGTAATAAATCGCAAAAGACAGTGTTTTGCGGCATATGCAAAAGGGCGTCGGCTATCATGCTGCAAAGCTCATGTTGTCGCTTCGTACCGATGGGTGTAAGCGCAGTTTTTTTTAATTTAACACCTTGTGGTGAGAAATAAATGTCTCCAATCGAAAAACCGTTGCCATCAATCCTGACGGTGTCGCGTGCGGAAAAACCCAGCTTTGAAAATTCATCGTCCTCCAAATCCGTAAGCATACCTATAGGGGAGAGCGGTGTGCTTTTGGGGTGTACGGACAGAAGCCGGGTATTGCACAAAAGATTTACCGTATTTCGATAAACCGAATGAACTTTGACTTCATTTGTGACTTGAAGCTGTGAAAGTGCATATTCAGTTGTGAGTAATATGTTCGTAGTCATAGTTTTTTAAGAGGTTGAGAAAGCCGTTTTCAGTGTGTGAAAACGACTCTCGATATTAT contains:
- a CDS encoding DUF2877 domain-containing protein, whose protein sequence is MTTNILLTTEYALSQLQVTNEVKVHSVYRNTVNLLCNTRLLSVHPKSTPLSPIGMLTDLEDDEFSKLGFSARDTVRIDGNGFSIGDIYFSPQGVKLKKTALTPIGTKRQHELCSMIADALLHMPQNTVFCDLLLGGKKYMASPVAVYTQKILALAKEHMHVGKIVTAADYLAKLIGLGLGLTPSGDDFLCGVLAAMTMRATCPGQLSILKTKVLQKLNLTNDISAEFLRCACEGHFSIPVTQFYKAASPEEIALSFSKIGHSSGADTLNGILFVFSQT